The window TAGCCGGAATTTTACTCGTTTATATCAGAAAACAATACATCTGGGGATTCATCGTCACGACCCTCTTTATGGGGTTACAGATTGCTGCCAATCACCCGCAGATGACGTATTACCTTTTCCTGGCTTTAGGATTTTTATTCCTTTCTGAACTGATCAGAGCGATCCAGAAAAAGACACCCATGAAGCACTTCCTGATTTCATCGGGAATTATTGCTGCATCCTGTATTATCGGGGTTGGAATGAACTCGCAGAGAATCATGGCGAATTCTGAGTATGTAAAAGAAACCGTTCGTGGAAAACAGATTTTAGATAACGACAGCCATACATCCGGAAAATCCGGAATGGACAAAGAAAGTATGCTGATGTGGAGCTACGGACAGCTTGAAACTTTAAATCTCTTCATCCCAAGATTAATGGGAGGAGGAAGCCAGGAGCCGGAAGGAAAAGAAATGATGAATAAAGTTCAGGAGCTGGTTCAGGAAAATGTAGGTTCACAGGCAGAAATGGACAGAATCTCCAAAGGTTTCGGCGGAATGACTTACTGGGGAGACCAGCCGGGAACTTCCGGACCTGCTTATCAGGGAGCCATTGTGTGTTTCCTTGCAGTACTGGGATTTTTCTTTGCATCGAAGAAATACCGTTACTGGATTTTAGGAGCTTCTATATTGACCATTTTACTGGCCTGGGGAAGCAATTTCATGCCTTTATCTGACTTCTTTATTGATTATGTACCGTTCTATAATAAATTCAGAGCACCTTCTTCGATCTTAGTAGTGGTAGAATTACTGTTTCCATTGATTGCCATTCTGGGATTATACAAATTCTTCACGGATGAAAAACTGACTGAAGAATACAAACAGAAAATTCTTCTTTATGTAAGTGGCGGAACTTTAGGATTGCTATTGATTCTTTTAATCTTTGGAAAATCATTATTAGGATTTTCAACAGAAGGAGAAAAGACCTATTTCCCTCCTTTCCTGCTGGATTATCTTGTAGATGAGAGGTATAAATTATTCAGAATAGATGCTATAAAAGCATTTATCTATGTTGCCATTACAGCAGCAACTCTGTTCTTAACTTTAAAGAAAAAGCTTAATCAGAATATTGCTTTAGTAGTAATAGGAGTCGTGAGTTTATTTGATCTTTGGACGGTAAACAAACGTTACTTAAATGATGAAAACTACGTAGATAAGATCTTTGCCGAAAATCCTTTCCAGACAGAAAGTTCTGACCTGTTGGCTGAAAAAGTTCAGGGAAATCCTAATCTGGAATCTATCTTAGCCAATGTGAACATTAACAAAACATTGGAAACCATTGCTGAAAAAGACAAAACACACTACAGAATTTACAACCAGACACTGGGAGTGACAAGTGAAACCAATACGTCTTATTTTAAAGCTTCAATTGGTGGTTATCATGCTGTGAAATTAAGAAGATATGATGATGTATTGAATGAGTATATCAACAATGTCGACAGTGTAAAAACGCCTAATGTATTAAACTTATTAAATGCTAAATATCTGGTGTTTGGAGGGCCTGACCAGCCACAGGTGGTTCCTAATCCCAAAGCCAATGGAAATGCATGGTTTGTAAGCGACCTGAAGTTTGTGGATAGTCCTAATCAGGAAATTAAATCGATCGGAACGGTCGATAACAAAAAGACAGCAGTTATTGCATCATCTGATAAAGCCTATTTTGCGGATAAACCAGTTCAGGCAGATTCTACAGCATTCATCAATCTTACGAAATATCAGCCCAACGAACTTGAATTTAAATCTCAGTCGAAAACCCCTCAACTGGCAGTCTTCTCTGAAGTGTATTATCCTCACGGCTGGAAAGTTTTGGTAGACGAAAAAGAAGTGCCATACATCAAAGCAGATTATTTGCTTCGTGCAGTACATGTTCCGGCAGGAAATCACCACATCAGAATGGTTTTCGAACCGGAAGTCATTGAAAAAGGGAAATGGGTTTCTCTTCTTTCATTCGGATTATTTATCCTATTGTCTGCATTTGGAATTTTCTGGATGAATAAGAACAAGAAAAAAGAGATTGCGGCTGGGCACAAAGCATAAAATAATTATTGGAGTATGTCATTCTGAATGAAGCATAGCGTAATGAAGAATCTCAAAATCAAGCATGAAAACGTTAGGTACACATAATTACTACGTCTATATACTGACTAATAAAATAAAAACAGTATTATATACAGGAGTTACCAACGAATTAAAGAACAGATTATGTTGGCATAAAAATCCAGAAGCTATTGAAAAGAGTTTCACCTCAAAATATAAATGCTATTATTTGATATATTTTGAACACTTTGGTGATATTGACACGGCAATAACACGAGAAAAGCAAATAAAAGGCTGGACCAGACAAAAGAAAGAAAACTTAATTAAAGAATTCAATCCAGATTGGAAATTTCTTAATGAAGAGATAGAGTGAGATTCTTCACTGCGCTCCGCTTCGTTCAGAATGACAAAGACCATTTAAGCTAAGAAAATGGAACAGAAGAAAATACTGATTATCACCTATTACTGGCCTCCTGCGGGAGGTCCTGGTGTTCAAAGATGGCTGAAGTTTGCAAAATACCTGCCGGATTTCGGCTGGAAACCCATCATCTACACTCCCGAAAATCCAAGCTACCCATTGCTGGATGAAACACTGATGAAAGATGTTCCTGAAAACATTGAAATGGTAAGAACCAAAATCTGGGAACCTTATCAGCTGGCTGAAAAACTGAATAAAAGCAATAAAAAATTTAAGGCCGGACAATTTGATGTAGGAAAAAATCAAAGCTGGAAATCTAAACTTTCCATTTGGGTAAGAGGTAATTTTTTCATTCCGGATGCCAGAGTTTTTTGGGTAAAACCTTCAATTAAATTTCTGGAAAAATATCTGAAAGACAATACGATTGATACTATTGTCACTTCGGGTCCCCCCCACTCTCTTCATCTGATTGGCTTGGGACTGAAAAGCAAAATGCCCAACCTGAAATGGATTGCTGATTTCCGTGATCCATGGACAGAAATCTCCTATTACAAGCATTTGAAACTAACGAAAAGCTCGGATAAAAAACACCGTCAGCTGGAAAGTGCTGTATTCAGGAATGCCGATATCACACTGGCAACCAGTTATACGGATGCTGAAAACTTCAGGAAAGCCGGAGCTAATGCTATTTGTATAACGAATGGATTTGATGAAAGTGATTCAAGCAAAAAAGACGAAGAACCAAAGAATGGCAATAAGTTCACTCTAAGCTATATCGGGGTTCTGGAACAGCTTAGAAATCCGGAAAACCTATGGAAAGCACTTGATGAGCTGATCAAGGAAAACGCTGATTTTGCAGCTGATTTTACATTAAAATTGGTAGGAAGAATAGATGATAAGATCCTTCAAACCATTGAAAATTCAAGGCTTAAAAAACATATCCTGAACCTTGGATATCTTGCACATGGTAAAGCGGTAGAAGAAATGCAGAATTCTGATCTGCTTCTGATCACCAATTTCCCGAATGAATCTTCCCAAGGAATTATTCCCGGAAAAATATTTGAATATCTCGCATCAGGAAAACAGATTCTCTCATTCGGTCCGGAAAAAGCAGATGTTGCAAAAATTCTGGAAGAAACCCAAACCGGAAAGCATTTTAACTATCAGGATGCAGAAACCGTCAAAAAGTTTATTCTTGAAAAATTTGAACTTTGGAAAAATGGCAGCCTTCTCAAAAACACTCAAAATATTGAACAGTTTTCAAGAAAAAACCTTACCCGTCAATTGACTGAGGTTTTGAAATAAAAAAGGAATGGAAGTTAGATGCCGGGAGCTGGAAGTTATTCCGTCTATCCGCTTCTAACTTCTAACTTCTATATCGTCCACTGGTCATTCAAAACCGCAACCAGATAATATTTACCCTGAAATTCCTCAAACACAAAACGAACCGTTTTCCAGTCCATATTGCCATATTTTTCAGTTCCTTTGATATAGTTTTCAGTGAAGTCGTCTTTAGGATAGATTTCCTTTAAATTATTCAGAGAATTACCTCCACCAATGAATTTATTAAGCGAATACTGTGATGCAGTAAAATCTTTAGAAAACACCCATTGACTCAGATAATCATTGATCGTTGCTTTATAAGGGTCTCCGGAACCATCATGTGCTCCCCATGTAAACAGTGTTTTGGTAGGCTGATATTTTTCAAAATCGGCTTTGGAAAAATGTTTATCTGCTTTTACATCTACAAAAGCATACATGGAAAAACGGATTCCTTTTTCAGGATGAATCAAAGAGGCAAAAGTGGAATAATCTTTATCTTTCAGTGCTTTCAAAACCTCATCGTTAATCTGCTTTAAAGCAGTTTCTTTATGAACCGTATTCTGAACGGCTCCTGCACTGTCAACTTTATTTTGCGCAATGGAATCAATTTGATTGGGAACAGGTTTGCCAGCCTCCTTTTTACAGGCAGTAGCAACTCCCAGAACTAATACTGTACTCATAGCCAATAGGGGAATAAATCTTTTTTTCATATTATAAATTTTGTAGTGGACAAAAAACTCCAAAACTGATGCCAACCGCTATAATTCATAAATGATAAATAATAAATGATAATTCTTAATTCATAATTTACAATTTCAGCCGTACCTTTGTTGTATGGAAATTTTGGACATTCTCATTATCGGAGCCGGGCCTATCGGTCTAAACTGTGCTCTTGAAGCTCAAAAAAATAACCTTAGTCATTTGATCATAGAAAAAGGAACTATTGTCAACTCACTGTACAATTACCCCTTATATATGCGTTTTTTCTCTACAGCGGAGAAACTGGAAATTGATGAGATCCCTTTTATTTCTACAGCTCCCAAACCGGGAAGACAGGAAGCATTAGAATATTATCAGGGAATTGCACGACAGAAAAAGCTGAACATCCATCTCTATGAAAAGGTAGTAAATGTTTCGAAAAACAATGGAATATTTGAAATCAAAACGACCCGATCAGCTTATCGGGCCCAAAATGTAGTGATTGCTACCGGGTTTTATGACATTCCCAATTTGATGAATATTCCTGGCGAAGACCTTCCGAAGGTAAAACACTATTATACGGAACCTTATCCTTATGCAAAACAGAAAATTGTAGTGGTTGG of the Chryseobacterium aureum genome contains:
- a CDS encoding YfhO family protein; its protein translation is MAKNKNLIYIAASLAVFIVLAFLYSTPVFTGKQLFQHDIVQYRGGAKELLDYRADTGNETYWSDSMFGGMPTYQMGSQFKGDIIKKIDSNLNFLPRPVNYLFLLFAGFFLLGMVVVRNWKYALLGATFFGLSTYFYIIIAAGHNGKVNTIEYFAPLLAGILLVYIRKQYIWGFIVTTLFMGLQIAANHPQMTYYLFLALGFLFLSELIRAIQKKTPMKHFLISSGIIAASCIIGVGMNSQRIMANSEYVKETVRGKQILDNDSHTSGKSGMDKESMLMWSYGQLETLNLFIPRLMGGGSQEPEGKEMMNKVQELVQENVGSQAEMDRISKGFGGMTYWGDQPGTSGPAYQGAIVCFLAVLGFFFASKKYRYWILGASILTILLAWGSNFMPLSDFFIDYVPFYNKFRAPSSILVVVELLFPLIAILGLYKFFTDEKLTEEYKQKILLYVSGGTLGLLLILLIFGKSLLGFSTEGEKTYFPPFLLDYLVDERYKLFRIDAIKAFIYVAITAATLFLTLKKKLNQNIALVVIGVVSLFDLWTVNKRYLNDENYVDKIFAENPFQTESSDLLAEKVQGNPNLESILANVNINKTLETIAEKDKTHYRIYNQTLGVTSETNTSYFKASIGGYHAVKLRRYDDVLNEYINNVDSVKTPNVLNLLNAKYLVFGGPDQPQVVPNPKANGNAWFVSDLKFVDSPNQEIKSIGTVDNKKTAVIASSDKAYFADKPVQADSTAFINLTKYQPNELEFKSQSKTPQLAVFSEVYYPHGWKVLVDEKEVPYIKADYLLRAVHVPAGNHHIRMVFEPEVIEKGKWVSLLSFGLFILLSAFGIFWMNKNKKKEIAAGHKA
- a CDS encoding GIY-YIG nuclease family protein, which encodes MKTLGTHNYYVYILTNKIKTVLYTGVTNELKNRLCWHKNPEAIEKSFTSKYKCYYLIYFEHFGDIDTAITREKQIKGWTRQKKENLIKEFNPDWKFLNEEIE
- a CDS encoding glycosyltransferase family 4 protein, with the translated sequence MEQKKILIITYYWPPAGGPGVQRWLKFAKYLPDFGWKPIIYTPENPSYPLLDETLMKDVPENIEMVRTKIWEPYQLAEKLNKSNKKFKAGQFDVGKNQSWKSKLSIWVRGNFFIPDARVFWVKPSIKFLEKYLKDNTIDTIVTSGPPHSLHLIGLGLKSKMPNLKWIADFRDPWTEISYYKHLKLTKSSDKKHRQLESAVFRNADITLATSYTDAENFRKAGANAICITNGFDESDSSKKDEEPKNGNKFTLSYIGVLEQLRNPENLWKALDELIKENADFAADFTLKLVGRIDDKILQTIENSRLKKHILNLGYLAHGKAVEEMQNSDLLLITNFPNESSQGIIPGKIFEYLASGKQILSFGPEKADVAKILEETQTGKHFNYQDAETVKKFILEKFELWKNGSLLKNTQNIEQFSRKNLTRQLTEVLK
- a CDS encoding YpdA family putative bacillithiol disulfide reductase, with protein sequence MEILDILIIGAGPIGLNCALEAQKNNLSHLIIEKGTIVNSLYNYPLYMRFFSTAEKLEIDEIPFISTAPKPGRQEALEYYQGIARQKKLNIHLYEKVVNVSKNNGIFEIKTTRSAYRAQNVVIATGFYDIPNLMNIPGEDLPKVKHYYTEPYPYAKQKIVVVGSSNSAVDAALETYRKGAEVTMIVRHSGISKSVKYWVKPDIENRIAEGSIQAYFNAEMIEIKEKTVVFKDEHGEFHEISNDFVLAMTGYLPDFDFLRKSGIELNGDCLNPFYNTETMETNIPNLYLAGVVCGGKDTHLWFIENSRIHADMIICSILSKL